Below is a genomic region from Epinephelus moara isolate mb chromosome 9, YSFRI_EMoa_1.0, whole genome shotgun sequence.
gtgtgtgtgtgtgtgtgtgtaggtatgGGCTGCAGTCCTAAACAAAGCAAGGGAatggacacgcacacacacacacacacacacacacacacacacacacaggctgttcTCTGTGTATTGAGCCCTGAATGGTTACGCCCGCAGGGCAGGAGTAAGGTTACTTTACATACTGCACTTACAGCTCCCTTTACCACTGGGGTATAAAATGGATTTGAATGAGAAAGAGGGGAACAGAGGGGTggaaggagggggggggagggggggaggaggagggccgGGGGACTCCCTTTGTGTAACAGGAGGCGAGCTGCTGCTCTGGCATGGCTATGGAGATGGAGGAGCGGGGTCACTCTCcctgctctccctccctctgtcccttCACTATAGGCTGgctgctctgtctctcctcctcatccctccctccctccatccatcccttcCTCCCTATTAGCATAGCAGCTGCCTAATACAGGGCGTAGGGTGGGGAATGGCCAGGTtgctgtgtgcatatgtgtgtgtgagggtgtttGTTGGAGGGAGGGATGTTGAGGGGGGGAGGACTGAGGGGGGGTCCAGTCAATGGCGGTCCGTCTGGCTGGTGAATAGCAGCTAAAGCAGGCCCCCGCGAGCTAGACAAAGGAGCCGAGAGGGAGGGGATGGGGTCGGGGTGTGTgagggagatggagggaggagggaggggtggaagAATGAGGCAGTGAATGGAGCGCCTTGTCACTAGCGCTATGGAAAGAAGCACAGAATGAACTggaagaatgaaagaaaagttCAAAAAGGAGCGGAGGGCAAGGAAAAGACCGGCCCGAccacctgtctctctctctctctctctctctctctctctctctctctcacttcaGCTCTTTTACTCCCCTTCTTACTCACAGGCAGACTCTGGGGAGGGGGGGTGTTCACTGGTCGTGTTTAGCAacagacatgtttttgtttttggggaGGAAAGTGTTGGATCAGCAGGATTTCAAGCTCACTGTCATCTCCCAACATCACTGACTCTGTGCTGATTTCACTGCACTCAGCTGGTACTCTGCTTTAGATGAATAATGTGCTGCTTTCTGTGGAATGACTGTGATCAAAAAAGTATGCAACATAGTGCAAACTGTCAAAAAGGACTTTACAAAGGATTCCTCCACAGAAAATGTGCTGACAAGTTATAATAAAAGAAAGCAGGGTGTGACTATGGACACTAGGTAGAGTAGTTGCTGACTACAGACAGAGGAAAGCTCAATCTGTTCATCACATCTTGTGAGCTAGAGTCTGGGTATATGGCCAAGTATGGCTAAGTATTGGTTAACTTTAGCTTAATGGTGTGTAGCTGACAACACTGAGTCAGTTTGTTGACTTTTAGactgtgttaaagggacagctcacccccaaaccaaaaacagatattttcccgCTTatctgtggtgctatttattcatctagattgttttggtgtgacttgccgattgttggagatatcgactgtaaaaatgtctgccttctctccaatataatggaactagatggcactcagcttgtggtgcccgaagcaccaaaaaatgcatctggaaaactcaacagtaatgtctcttttcagaagtcatgactcaagataatccaccgtcgttgttgtgagcagtttcatgtgggaactatttcaatccagtctcactccgaagtcattgaaatctggtgcttgagcagtgacttgcgTTGTCAGACACTGGGGAAAAAAgacgtcctttaacgttggcttGATGGCATCAGAGGtaaacgtggcgggacaagaacaaaagttaaggcggcaaaagttcgagtagggcaggcgggagggatggtggataggtcaaacacacaccgactttcacccaggagagcgctGTTCTTGttccataagattctaaagccaaaccctgttctttttttcccaaacctaacaatgtgttcttgttgcctaaacccaaccacgtgcattacTTGTTGgacgaaaaaaaaaacgtcaattcgcaGTGCTGTACCGAcaaagtgtgtttattttgaaagagactgtatgtaaacagtaaatttcctgtgaaaccataagtgttttttgaaagaagacaatgcatgtaacaggcagaacttgacatggcgtcccagaacgtcaacaaccaatgcacccagggtaccttgcatgtcgcatatggatgtggaaggtccatagccaaacgtcaatatgtgacgaggtcggagtgaaaatgtgttgactGTTTTCGttttactgaactacaccctGACCAAATCACTTTGcgaagctagctagctaatgttacagctcagccgaggcgGATATCATCAATCTATACATattgcactgtcacaagcaaCAGCCTCTTGTCcttgagtagatgcacacttccttctctGTGTTGATACAGTTGGTGGCTGTAGATCagtaaaagaaaatagttcctacatgaaactgctcacaacaaggtctgcggattatcttgagtaaccaggtcatgatttctggaaagaaacatCACTGCTGAGTGTTTCAAATAtacttttttggcactttcagaACCACATGCCGAGTACCAtctagtatagtatgtcaccgGTAAAGTTTTCCATGATATTATCACgttcataaaacaacaaaacaaaccagagaATTACcacttattattatcattattattaaattattgttttttattctccAGTGTTGGTAAtctgactttgctgttttaaacaACTGTACTTGCCGAGTGCCAACAGCAGTTAGACGCTGACAGCAacaagctggtgaacacagtggtgCATCTGGCTGCTAAAGTGGTAGATATTTCcaagaccaaaacagagctaaaagaaaagAGAATTTTGGATTTGAATTCATCAGGTGGATATACAACCCCATATGAATTCTTTGGCTGCTCTGTGTCTACGAGATCTgcaaataagcaactgtttgctgacagccggaaaacaaaacaagttaaTGGCGTAATTTGACAAATTACAGGTGTCTGTCGCTAAAAATAAACTAATTACACGTCTGTTAAATAACCTCGCTGTTGTCGACCGAGCAGGTAAAGCACTGTAATGCCAGCCTAAGACACAAATTGGTACTTGATATCGTCATATGAAGGAGTCAAGCACATGCAGGATATttagggcagacaggtgtgttgTGAAATAATCACTTAACAAGTGTAAGCCATCAGTACATGCCAGGCGTGCTATACCTCTGTGCCACAGATCATTAATTACTGTCAACCTACTTTAAGGCCCTGCACTCCCacatcagtgttttcagttaCTCTGGCTGATTAGATCTCAAGTCAGGTGGAGCTATGATGGAAAATGAGTGACATCACCAAACTGTGTGTACCAATAAGACTGATAACAGTAAAAGTTGTCCCGCCTTAACAGGTGCAACTACACTACTGGAGCGACTGTTTAACGCTTCTTTAAGTTCCTCTTTGTGCGGCCACAGGTTCCTGCAACAACTCTAAAAGTTCCTCATATGTGTTCTCATCCTGAACGCAAAACTCATTCAAACAAGCCGTTTGATTATTACCCAATCAGACAGCAATCATGTCCTGGGGAAGTCATACACAGGTTCTCACAATCAAAAACCCACATTGACATACAGGGGCCGTTATAAAATGAGGAATTCAGTGTTGCAAGAGCAATTAAATTGTGTTTTACACACAGCACAAGATGTTCAGTTAATCTTGTGTCTTACTGATCAAGTGTAACCCTTCAAATGAGGGGTGTAAGCATGgatatgaatattttatgagACGCGGAACAATGGGCTTTTGAATGGAGGTGGAAGATAATCACACAGACGCACTTGATTGCAGCTGCTGTAACACTGACAAACTAACAATGTTATAAGTTGATCTGTGTGTGAAATACAGAAATagacaatacacacacacatacacacagaggatTGTAACCGGTTATGTACGCCAACGTGGCCTGTTCACTCTCTTTCATAAAGTCATGTCGATGCTTCCCCTTTAAGTTTTCTGGACTTTTCCCGAAACAATTCTTTATCTGATTTTCTCCCACTGTCCTCTCTGCAAAATTCCTTGTGTTGTCTGGCTCACTAAAGCAGGCAGCTCCAAGCACAGGCCAGACCAAGACGAGCGAGGAAAGCCAAGGCACATGAAGAACCTATTAGGGGGCCTAGCAGCCAGCAGCAACCCTGGGAGGCCAGCCAACTCAGTGTGTGAACAATAGGGAACCCAGCTCAACAAAAACATCCTGCAGAAGTGAGAGactgggagggagagaggaaaggacAAGCCAGATAGCCCGTTTTCGGCCTGCCACGGCATCAAAACACACAGGGGGCTGGTGTTTGGAGGAGCTAACTTTCCTGGTGCTGAGCTTGACAAAGAGATGCATCAGGTCAGCGCTTGGTGCGGTCAGTGCAGAACATTTGAGGTCAGTGATGgttcagctgcagctcagaAAGCAAGTTTAGCAGCCGCTCTGACAATAAaacttttcttctcttttcgaATTTAAGCTGAAGTAAAAACTCTCAAACCACAGCCGCTATTTAAATCACATCTGTAACCCTCCTTGCTCAAACATTTGCAGTTAACAGCAGGTTGACACCCAGCGAGTGTTACAACATGAACAGGTCAGACATGCAGGAAGATGTATTGTCGTCGTCGCTTTTCCCACGACCCTCCCATTGCCGCGCAATATCAGTTGCAACGCAGCATTTCCATGAAACGGAGAGAGCATGACTCAATGAAGGGTTTCATTTCAAACAAACAGGTGCGGAGCCTAATGAGCAAAAGGTAACCACcagtatgttgtgtttttataggCGCTACACTGAAGTAcattgaagaagaagaagaaaatgatcACTGAAAGACTTCACTTaagatttacatttacatttgttagTCAGAGCAAAATGCACCCTTTCGCCTTTTTGGCTGCAAATGAGTCAGCGTGTTGCAGTTTTTAGACTCATGATCGGTCCAAATTAGATGAGAGGCGATAACAGTTCAACCATTTTCAGAGTTATTTCATGCACCACCACAGGAAGCTTCAAAGtacatatttcacaaaacaaaaactcccCCGCAAAAATAGACATAACAAGTTTTCTTCCCCTCCAACGAATCAGCTGATTGCAAATTAGCAAGTGTTTTTAGAAGCAGAGCTACTCAGCTTATGGGAAGGGGCGAGAGAAGTGAAAGGCACAAAGATAACTGGAGAAAAAGAGTGTAGATGATGAGTGGAAAGACACTCGAGTTTGCGCGAAAGCAGGTTGTTAGCAGAGAGCTGAATCGTAGCACAGGGCTCAGGCCTTATTCGTCAAGAAAAAGAGAGCACaagagaggagtgtgtgttggaAAGTTTTCGAGTGTGTGGGGGTAACATAAAACCAGCTctcccacaacacacacaggggagGGGACCCTTCTTTAAACTGAGCCTACCCACAATGCACTGGGCTCTTTTATCCCGGCAGTGAAAGGATGAGGCCAGATGAATGACAAAAGGAGAGAATGGGGATCTGGGTTGGGCCTGGCTTGGAAGACAGGGAGGGAAAAGAGCGAGAGGAGGGTAGGGGTGTGTTTCCCAAACCAACCTTTTCTGTGAAAAAcccaggaggagggaggaggaggaggtgtttgAGTCAGAGAAGACGTAGCTTCTTGCTTTAAGGGATGAGGAAGAAATGTATGCATACACGGAGAATTCGAGTTTAATGATTTCTTTACTGGCTTGTACACAAACGTACAAAAATAATACAGCACTCATCTCCACATGACATCACGTCATCATCACAGTGTTACAAAcgttcaaaaaataaaaagaatacaaacaaaatcaaacatgatgGAACATCTGCATCACTCATGAAAAATCAGCCGTTTCCTCTTGCTTGAAATGAAGCAAGACCAGAAACACAACTTGGTCCAAAGAagtcagcacttttttttttctctttaaaaaaaaaaatcatctcacTCATGTACACCAATCCGGCGGCTGGCTCCTTACGTCATAAATGTTATGACCCTGGTAtgccaaacaaccacacaaccgtgcaatttgtttttaatcatgttACAATGATCTTACCATCAAATGTATTATTCCCCTTtcaaaaaaaacaggaagacagCACTTCAGAAAAGAAAGTGCCCCAagatatcatcatcatcatcatcatcatcagcgtCGATATATATAtccatatgtatatatacatacacccAATCACAGAGATACACGcatctttgttaaaaaaaaacatcatgttttttccacAAAGTAACACACACATTAGGACATTATCACCTGGAGCATATATTTATACAAtagtattttgttgtgtttgtttttttctattcagaaaaaaataaaatgttgacacATAAAAGCCAACGTTTCAACAACAGTCATCAGTGcaatattcaaaaaaaaaaaaaaaaaaaaaaaaaaaaaaaaaaaaaaaaagagaaataaaacatcaaGTTTAAGACAAAGCGATGCATATTTAATTTGTGGCCTTGATACCAATCTATACCTTGATGTAGTGGATCTATCGCTTCAGTTTGAACTTGTGGTtccaggtttttaaaaatgggaaGTTCTCTTGTTTGAACAACAGCAAGCGACACGGGGGCCCTCAGGAGAAGCACacaatcacacagacacacttcaattaaaaaaagacacactcTCTTTCAGCAGCTTCTCATGAGGTACACCTGTGAAGCTTCTATATTGGCCATTTGAGCAGTaggctttaaacaaaaaaaaaaaaaacatgaacaaaaaacaagaaacataCAAGCAGCATTGATACAAATGTTAGGGTGCCATGactttcaaaatgcagcaggCAAGTTTATGAAAccaattttccttttttttgtctgtgaaatCCTGCAATAgtcatgtgttgttgtttttttttttgttttatttaaagtctTCATCGTCCAACAGTATTAGGGTCCTGCTCAGTAGTAGTAACTATTCCAAAGCCTTGGCTCCTGCAGTTACCCCGTACAAACACTGGGGGCGCACAAGGCTCCGCATTTTTGTGCAATAAAACTCCCTGCATTAAAAAGTCATGCGATACAattccatttttgttgttgttgtatgactggaaaatgaagacagagagagagaggagagtggaGGTTTATAGGGAAAACaatggcagtgtgtgtgtgtatgtgtgtgtatgtgtgtgtgtgtgaaagagacagacagagaagcagACTCCCTTGCAGAGAAGCAAAAACGATGCATTGCTTGACAGGTTTggttgtagtgtaaaaataaactgtCCCGACTGAGGATGCAGGAGTGGGTTCATTGCATCTTCTGTACTGAAGTCCATCTGTCTGTTAggctacaaaataaacaagaaaaggaaaacataCTGGCATGCGGATGATCACAGACAAATTGTGAATCTCCTCAGACTCCAAACAACGTGGCAGAGTGGTGAGAGAGCTGAACAACTTGAGAATACTTTATAGTCGAGGTAGCTGGCAAAAGGCAACCAAACAAAGTCCTTTTAAtgggagggagggtgggaggaggggggggagaAAGTCCTCTTGAGGGTCAACAGGCTTCAACAGAGGGGTggatggagaggaggggagaggatgggggggggggggggagtggcAGGTCTACCTCCACACGGGACAGTTTATACTACGAGTCTGAAGCAGCTTGAGTCACCCTacttatatagattttttttcttaagaagAACCACAAcatattcaaaaaaaaaaaaaaaaaaatgcatcttcTCAATGTAccttcataaataaaaaaaaaacccagcctGCTTTCACAGTGATGACTAGGATGTTAATAAAATACTGAAAGGAGATTATAAAGTGAATTCCAAATGcgacttgtctttttttttcttttgatacaAAGCGAAAGCAGCGGTTTTTTCTTAATAACACAATGACCATCGGCAAAGTGGTCGCAACTGGCCTGAAAAAGTTGGACGCCAGCATGGCAAGATCTGCATGAAGAGCGCATTCAGCTACTGTCTCTTTTATTcttatctctttttttaaaaaaaacaaaaaacaaaaaacaaaaaaagtaaagctATTGTGTACAGTACTTCACAACAATGATGGAGCCACTTGTTGTTACATAATGATTACACATCTGAAAGCGTGTTGGATAGCCATAATGCCGCtctttaagtaaaataaaataaaaaaaataatcaatggaTCTATGAAAGAAAACAGACCTCTGGTAGCCAACAGAGGGCAACCCTTCTTCTCTTGTTCATGTGTCTTCCCTTTCAGATATTCCAGCATGCAGCCATGTAGCATCAAGTGCCGTGTTTCatataaaataacttaaaaaggGTTTTACAAGTGAACAATGAGGAGCAACAGCCCCCCCCACAAAGAAACTATTCAACTGGGGGTCATggatagagaaaaaaaactgggCCATCTGCACTCAGgagtccaaacacacacacatgggatACACAGACACTGGCTTCTTTTATAGTGGACGACGAGATCTAGTATAGACATTCAAGAGGAAAGCTTTAGTACCAACAAACTCACCGAAATGGCGTTGCTTTTGTTAAAGATTGAAGCGCTGTGTATGGAGCATGTGGTGCGCCACTCAGGAGTGCAGAGAGGGCCCCGTTTGGTTTACAATGAGGGAAGATTATTGTGCAGGtctatttttatttccttttttttttatcattttaatttggcacaactATGTAGATAATGGCAGTTTTTTATATTTGCTTTGACAAGAGCCTGGCTTTCCCGtgtgttgcagttttttttccacttgttgttttctattttcttatttgttttacctgacagcagagacagatcACCGGGCGCCAGAGGAGTACTTGGCCTTGGTGATGAGGTATAGCACAATGTCTTGGTGGCCCCCGAAGGCGGCGATGTGTAAAGCGCTCCACCCTTCCCTGTTGGCCAGTCGGATATCTGCACCAAACTTCACCAGCAGTTTTACCAGCTCCAGGTTGCCGTCTATGACAGACTGGTGCAGGGCCGTCTGTCCTTCTGGCCCGAAGGAGTTGACGTTGAACTCGCAGTTTGTCATGTTTTGCAGCAAAGAGTGCAGCTCCTTGGTGTTGCCCTTCTTCACCGCCTCCTGGAAAACTCTCTGCGGCGCGGAGCAAGTCGACACATCCGCCTGGCTCATGGTTGCAGCTCGCTGGAGGGTGGGGGAACCAGTAATCCTGCCTGGGCTCTAAAGCTGATAATAATCGTCTTCTCCCTGTTGAGCGTCTCTGGTCTGGTGACAATGCCACAGTTACACTGGATTATAACCAGTTATTAAGGCACTTTAAAGTacttaaacagaaaaaagaccACTGTATATATCCCAAAAAGGACAAGAGAGGAAATAACACACTTGGTGtgcaaaaaatgttaatatttgaGAGATCCTAAAATCCCTAAACCATAAAGGGTGCTCTCAAGCGATCCAGGGGTGTCTAGACGTAGTCCCCCCTCTGTAGCAGCAGCAGGTAGCCTATAGCAGGGGATGGAGAAGAGAGACACCTCCAACTTCACTCGGGGAAATTGGAAGTATGACCACTATCTCCACAGGGCAGCCTCCGCAGGTTTTCCTTAAACGGTCCGACCTGATTCCTGGCTACACGTCCCGGCTATATGTCGCTGCTCATGTGGCCAGGATGTCTGAGAAAggacaaaaaagacaagaaaagtcCGCATGAATCCCGATTCCTCACCAACAGACTGCGAGAGAGGACCCCGCATTCCGCCACATCCAAGCGTGAGAGGAGACCTCCGTGCGCACACGGTTACGCACGGACACACTGCTTGGTTTTTGCCACTAAAACATGTCTGGAAATGAAATCCGCTGCTGATATGAGACTTACCTGTGACAGATGGACGGGTCCGTAGCGACGAAAACGATACAAATCCACCGTGTGGCCCGGTCTGTGTCCTCCGCGCGGTCCGTGTGAGTCTCTGCCCTGCGCTGCGCTCTGGGGGAGTATTTTACGCGTCCTTTATTTGCATGACAATACCATCCCAAAGAATCAACTGTGGAGGAATGGGCGGAAACCCGGGGAGGTTATAGGCTGCCGGCTCTGTTAGGGGGAGGGATCAGAGCCCCTGTGAATCTGCAGGGAGGAGGCGTGGTCTGCTCCGAGGAGGGAGCCAAATGTTGCTGCAGAAATATTAAACAAGCTGCCCACAGCAATATTATGGGGAGCTCTATATATCCGATCTCCTGTTGCCGACCCCAGGAAGCGGACTGAAAGCCAGAGGCATGGTGCTGCCTGAGCTGTAAACTGCTGAAAGAGAGGGGATGTTGCAGGGGAtcatccactggattaaaatcaACAGGAACTTGGAACAAAACGTCAATCAAGCGTCTCCATGTCTCATGAAAGCGATGTAAATAGACTTAAAGGCATCGGGGAGGATTTATTCATGAGGAGCAGCTacttaaattgaaataaaatgtgcacttaattaaataaatgaataaataaatagataaaatgtGACAGTCGACCTTTAAACTTTCATTTGGAGTCTCACAACAGGTGGGAATTCAAGGAAGAAACTTTAAAAAGGGGGTAGTAATCAATGCCTCATTTACTGCGCAAAATATTAGTCAAACTGGTTTATTATGATGTCTTTAAAGGACTATCTGGACTCATTAACACCCTCTCATGCTAAATGGGAGCAGAAAAGGCGCTGATAATGACATATCATCCAGGGGAGAGTGTGTTTTGTCtgatatatatacagtacatgtccTAACTTTCACCTTGTCACCCTGAGACGACCTGTCAGTGAACATCTCACTGAATTTATGCACAAATATTCCAAAAAAATGAGCACAATTCAGGGTCCAGTGTGCGCTCCTGTGCGTAAAGGCAACAGAAGCTATCAAGTTAAAAGGAAGAGTTTTGTTCTCCACATAATTAAGGCTCAGGGGAGACACATAAATGTAGCTGTCTCAAGCGTGAACTCATCTAAAACCCACAGAGAGCCTGTGTGTTCTCTCAAGATTACCTCCGAACCAAATGGAAAAGGACAGTAAACCCCAAACGAGTCTCTGGGTCCGTCTAAAAACACCCCTGAGGAGGAGATTATAGGTGGCTGTTTGAATCATAAACTGCGGATATATTCCAGTTGTTTTAGACCGCGGGACTTCGAATAACAAAAGCCCTGCGCTACTTCCTTTTTGCAAGTGAAAAGAGGTGACGCTGTGCGCAGATTGACACGCCGCTCAGCCCCCACCACCACCGTGGGAACTGGgtgcctgtgcatgtgtgtgtgtgagtgtgtgtgagaaagacagAGTGAAGGTGGTGACAGATATTGATAGATAGACACGGGGTTTGACAGAAAGAACGCATGTGAAAGTGACAGAGCTGGATGAAGAgaaggaaaggcagagaaatATGTGGAAACCGCACCAGGTTACATGTCAGCCTCTCTCGGGCCGTTTGCTCCATTTGGCGGCCCCAGACTTTATCTCATCTGTGTAACACTTTATAAACCGCTCTTCGCTCTGATGGTTTGGTGGCTTTCACACTGTCCTCGTTTTCCCACACTCTGAACTGTACATTTGGCGCACGTCTGTGGCCCTGTGGCTGCATCTGTCTGCACGACTGTGCGACGGTGCATTTGCGCGTCAGCGTGGGAGAGACGGTGACATACAGTGGATCCCACATATAAAGgtcacaacctttttttttcatatgggAGAAAAGTCAATACGAAAACAGGACTGGAGCAATATTTCAATTATTTCCTATATGAATACATTTGAAGATCATTATCATGATCATGTGGGATGATTGTTTTAGACTGACATTTAAGTTGTGTACTGTGGCACCTGAAACTTAAGTAAACAGTCAACCACAGatcaaaataaagacacaagCTGGTTTATTGAACCACATGTAACCATGGAGATGGTATTCATGCTTGAAGTGATGTGGGAGAGGGGCTCGAGTTTATATGGTCGTATTTgactaaatattttgtttttacctcttgctgtcagagttGTTATAACAGAAATCACCTCCAAAGATATCTACAGTCTGGGCCTCgtcatatcaacacaacacagacgaCACTAGAGTCCACCGGTTACATCAGGCTAGAGGTTGTTGTATACTGTACAgattgaagaagaagaataagacCAATTGacgtgcttggtcatggacaagttctgggacgccgtttgaagttctgcctgttacatgcattgtcttctttcaaattacacttccattttcacaggaaatttaacgttaacatacagtctctttcaaaataaacgcactatgtcagtacaacaccgtgaatCGAAGttctttttccttcaaaaacaaaaacgtggttaggcttagtaaaaaaaagaacagggttcgGCTTTGGAATCTTACAAGACATGATGAtcactctctcaggtgaaagtcggtgtttgttggaacCATCTACCACCATTCCCACCCGCCCTAGTCAGACTTTCGCAGCCTGAACTgtcgttcttgtcctgccgcgtttcTCTCTGATGCCGCCAGGTGTCATTAAACTTTAAGGGCAACTGGCCTAAGATCacgccgatgttaaaggacgcctttcttcgttggtttctgatgctgcaagtcactgcccaagcaccgtaTTTTGACGACTTTTGAGTGAGACCGGGTTCTATGAACATGTTACGCACACAAAGGCCCaagcacaaacaggacctaagCACATGTATTAAATGGAGAGACATCAAAGCAAGTGCTGCCCATGAACTGGCACCCAGAGCggttgggggtttggtgcctttctcaagggcacctcagcagtgcccacgAGGCAAACTGGCACTCTCCAGGTACCAGTCCACTATCCATACTTTGGTCTGTCAAAGTCtccagttcccaagccaagATATGGACTAAGCCCAAATCCACTGTAGACACCTCAAGGCTTGACTTTAACCTATGCTTATAGGTGCGTACCTATGCTCAACTGCTAATGTAACTGTATAGTTATGTGCAGGCTAAAACACCACGCACACGGATCTAGAAACGTGGTTTAACTATTCGCCAGAACTATGTTTCAAGGGTCCCAGTACACAATGGAATCTCACCAGACACCTGCCGACTGATCAGAATCCTGTTGTTAAATCTTTCGTGTGTGTCATACATTTGTTGAAGTTGAGAACTTTGACTTTAGGACTTACATGGTGAACAACAGGCCAAACAATCTGTGTGGGAGCCTGTGATTCATCTGTTTTTCGGACTCTTTTAGGTGC
It encodes:
- the nrarpa gene encoding notch-regulated ankyrin repeat-containing protein A translates to MSQADVSTCSAPQRVFQEAVKKGNTKELHSLLQNMTNCEFNVNSFGPEGQTALHQSVIDGNLELVKLLVKFGADIRLANREGWSALHIAAFGGHQDIVLYLITKAKYSSGAR